One region of Polypterus senegalus isolate Bchr_013 chromosome 11, ASM1683550v1, whole genome shotgun sequence genomic DNA includes:
- the LOC120539799 gene encoding axonemal dynein light intermediate polypeptide 1-like has translation MPTAVPCLAYGGKQEMEVLDQIFPPREWMDNNNQYIQYVCRDPCTRTDLSDLQDELDLLLLQRNAREVGLCSVRRELYKQCFDELLRQVTIGCAERGLLLMRIRNEIETTIAAYKTLHKSSMAYGMRKSLQAEQNRIDLDKKIAELELENNELQKQLNEQKAKCAAIEKCEEVQRQVEERNHNVKVELFRQTNQQLKAHLKAVGGPENGKKD, from the exons ATGCCAACCGCGGTTCCATGTCTTGCATATGGAGGGAAACAGGAAATGGAAGTCCTTGATCAAATTTTTCCACCACG AGAGTGGATGGACAACAACAatcaatatatacaatatgtgtgCCGTGATCCTTGTACCCGTACCGATCTGAGTGATCTCCAGGATGAGCTGGATTTGTTACTTTTGCAGAGAAATGCTCGAGAAGTGGGACTCTGTTCAGTTCGTCGAGAGCTCTATAAACAGTGTTTTG ATGAACTCCTTAGACAGGTCACCATCGGTTGTGCGGAGAGAGGACTTCTACTGATGAGAATCCGAAATGAGATTGAGACCACCATTGCAGCCTACAAGACTCTTCACAAAAGCAGCATGGCATATGGGATGAGAAAGTCTCTGCAAGCCGAACAAAACCGGATTGATTTGGACAAAAAA ATTGCAGAGTTGGAATTAGAGAATAATGAActccagaagcagctgaatgaacaGAAGGCAAAGTGTGCTGCCATCGAAAAGTGTGAGGAGGTCCAAAGGCAGGTTGAAGAAAGGAACCACAATGTTAAAGTTGAGCTGTTCAGACAAACCAATCAGCAGCTTAAG